A genomic region of Solanum dulcamara chromosome 2, daSolDulc1.2, whole genome shotgun sequence contains the following coding sequences:
- the LOC129872286 gene encoding uncharacterized protein LOC129872286, whose product MRDAQDKVRSIQAKLLAAQNHLKEYADRKVRYMTLEAGPVEYRLVLPHSLSGVHPVVFLSMLKKYHGDGDYIIKWGSVLLDKELQYKEETITILDRDVWKLRTKEINMVKVQWKHCSLEEAIRETEKDRREKYAQLLDELGTTLSLL is encoded by the exons ATGAGGgatgctcaagataaggtaagaagcattcaagctaagcttctagcggCTCAAAATCATCTGAAGGAGTATGCTGACCGAAAGGTAAGGTATATGACATTAGAGGCTG GGCCAGTAGAGTACAGATTGGTCTTACCACATAGCTTGTCTGGGGTACATCCAGTGGTCTTTTTGTCCATGCTGAAAAAGTACCATGGAGATGGGGACTACATAATTAAATGGGGCTCGGTGTTATTAGATAAGGAACTCCAGTATAAGGAGGAGACAATTACAATTCTTGATCGTGATGTTTggaagttgaggactaaagagatcaacatgGTTAAAGTACAATGGAAACATTGTTCGTTAGAGGAAGCTATTCGGGAGACTGAGAAAGACAGGCGAGAAAAGTATGCTCAACTGTTGGACGAAttaggtactactctatctctactttag
- the LOC129880627 gene encoding protein ACCELERATED CELL DEATH 6-like isoform X1: protein MEFLSEDERKHDMNKKLYDALMKQENDKVIQLCRGLESGPLHKLTVHDDTVLHVAAYSKQTDLVLCLLKELEMRFPEFPVDGLKHRNDMGNTILHEIATFDRVDSAAKIILNREPDLLGMRNKNGETALFRAVRYGKTVMFHFLDEQVNHFFAVYEREACYYKLGGATILHAAVRSEHFGLALSIAKKYEYLVNERDADGMTALQLLACNRQAFGSGEKYNYIKRSIYTRLSTEHKATEREGKSLYAEAEKCYRVPLVESMRKQKQRYESVLKLAKFLIAKDTSWEYSESALNTVEPRSHKYRLMSDVSKSQEKEEQDGVAQAGQPVTKIAESPLILATKSGCTEIVDEILKTYPQAVEYVDSEGRNVLHVAIKYRQMQIFDIVEKMGMPMRRLKRKITHQGNSILHMVGVKEDTEIADMRSPALLLQENLLLFERVKNVCSADFFEIINEEGKTAEELFTKANATLRSEAKDWLKRTSENCTIVAVLIATVAFAAAYTIPGGPNQSTGYPVLLDQPFFVIFTIGDVLSITFALTSMITFLSILTSSFLLHEFRRSLPQKLILGVTLLILSVSMMMLAFASTIILMIHYKERWTKVALSSMAFLPVTIFAVSYFPLYLSLWKNFNYSLRKLAMAFPRCKILSGKPRNDSLLTSSSSLHESESTKFGISTSYY from the exons atggaattcttaagtgaagaTGAAAGAAAGCATGACATGAATAAGAAGCTTTACGATGCATTGATGAAACAAGAGAACGATAAAGTTATACAACTCTGTCGAGGACTGGAATCGGGGCCATTGCATAAGTTAACCGTTCACGATGACACAGTCCTCCATGTGGCTGCCTACTCTAAACAAACAGATTTGGTTCTCTGCTTACTCAAAGAGCTGGAAATGCGATTCCCTGAGTTTCCTGTAGATGGACTAAAGCATCGTAATGATATGGGGAATACAATTCTTCATGAAATAGCCACTTTTGACAGAGTAGATTCAGCtgcaaaaataatattgaaTAGAGAACCTGATTTACTTGGTATGCGCAATAAGAATGGAGAGACTGCTCTATTTCGTGCTGTTCGTTATGGGAAAACAGTGATGTTTCATTTTCTTGATGAACAAGTGAATCATTTTTTTGCTGTTTATGAACGTGAGGCTTGTTATTATAAACTTGGTGGAGCTACAATTCTTCATGCTGCTGTACGCTCTGAGCACTTTG GTTTGGCCCTTTCGATTGCTAAAAAGTATGAATATTTGGTAAATGAACGAGATGCAGATGGAATGACTGCTCTTCAACTTCTTGCGTGCAACCGGCAAGCATTTGGAAGTGGAGAGAAGTATAATTATATCAAGAGATCCATTTACACTC GTCTTTCAACTGAACATAAGGCTACCGAGAGGGAAGGTAAGTCATTGTACGCAG AAGCTGAAAAATGTTATAGAGTGCCTTTAGTAGAGTCTATGCGTAAGCAAAAGCAGAGATATGAATCAGTTCTGAAACTTGCCAAGTTCTTGATAGCAAAGGATACTTCTTGGGAATATTCAGAATCTGCATTAAATACAGTCGAACCTCGATCCCATAAATATAGACTAATGTCAGATGTTTCAAAAAGCCAAGAAAAAGAGGAACAAGATGGTGTTGCACAAGCAGGACAACCTGTTACAAAAATAGCTGAGTCACCTTTGATCTTGGCAACTAAATCAGGTTGCACAGAGATTGTAGATGAGATATTGAAAACATATCCCCAAGCTGTGGAGTATGTTGACAGTGAAGGTCGTAACGTTTTGCACGTGGCGATCAAGTACCGTCAGATGCAAATTTTCGACATAGTTGAGAAAATGGGAATGCCAATGAGGAGACTCAAGAGAAAAATCACTCATCAGGGAAATTCCATACTTCACATGGTTGGTGTAAAAGAGGACACTGAAATTGCAGATATGAGAAGCCCTGCTTTGCTATTGCAAGAGAATTTGCTCTTGTTTGAG CGTGTGAAAAATGTCTGCTCAGCTGActtttttgaaattattaatGAAGAAGGCAAGACAGCAGAAGAGTTATTCACTAAAGCAAATGCTACACTTCGTTCGGAAGCGAAAGACTGGCTTAAACGCACGTCTGAGAACTGTACAATAGTTGCTGTGCTTATTGCGACAGTGGCTTTTGCTGCAGCCTATACTATTCCAGGTGGCCCAAATCAAAGCACTGGTTATCCTGTCCTCTTGGACCAGCccttctttgtgattttcactATCGGAGATGTGCTTTCCATTACCTTTGCTTTGACCTCAATGATCACTTTTCTCTCGATTCTTACCTCTTCATTTCTGTTGCATGAATTCAGGCGGTCGCTTCCTCAGAAATTGATTCTGGGAGTTACCCTCTTGATTCTTTCTGTGTCCATGATGATGCTAGCATTTGCGTCAACTATAATCTTAATGATTCACTATAAGGAAAGGTGGACAAAAGTTGCTTTATCTTCCATGGCATTCTTACCTGTGACCATTTTTGCAGTTTCATATTTTCCTCTGTATTTGTCATTATGGAAAAACTTTAACTACTCGTTGAGGAAATTAGCCATGGCTTTTCCTAGGTGCAAGATTCTATCAGGAAAGCCTCGCAATGATTCCCTTTTGACAAGCTCTTCCAGTCTCCATGAGTCTGAGTCTACTAAATTTGGCATTTCCACATCCTATTATTAG
- the LOC129872279 gene encoding uncharacterized protein LOC129872279, with protein MAQENVKFLLGVWLLLLYFFSSVFGDNNTQDGNYGDGSISPPTQSACTNCTICPYTCQPPPLQPPPTPPSDGGYQSYGVPPPAGYENCPPAQPVTPCCPQYNNYGPPPPPYNYYSGSSTLLPFIKLFAFEWSSAILVLFLHYVVCG; from the coding sequence ATGGCTCAAGAAAATGTGAAGTTCCTTCTAGGGGTTTGGTTACTCTTACTCTACTTTTTCTCAAGTGTTTTTGGTGACAATAATACTCAAGATGGTAATTATGGTGATGGTTCAATATCACCACCAACACAAAGTGCTTGTACAAATTGTACAATTTGTCCATATACTTGTCAACCTCCGCCGCTACAACCACCACCAACACCACCTTCTGATGGTGGATACCAAAGCTACGGCGTTCCACCACCTGCTGGTTATGAAAATTGTCCGCCAGCTCAGCCTGTTACGCCCTGCTGCCCACAGTATAATAACTATGGACCTCCCCCACCACCTTATAACTACTATTCTGGTTCTTCAACTCTGTTGCCTTTTATCAAACTCTTTGCTTTTGAATGGTCTTCTGCTATTTTAGTCCTTTTTCTCCATTATGTTGTTTGTGGTTGA
- the LOC129880627 gene encoding ankyrin repeat-containing protein ITN1-like isoform X2, with protein sequence MEFLSEDERKHDMNKKLYDALMKQENDKVIQLCRGLESGPLHKLTVHDDTVLHVAAYSKQTDLVLCLLKELEMRFPEFPVDGLKHRNDMGNTILHEIATFDRVDSAAKIILNREPDLLGMRNKNGETALFRAVRYGKTVMFHFLDEQVNHFFAVYEREACYYKLGGATILHAAVRSEHFGLALSIAKKYEYLVNERDADGMTALQLLACNRQAFGSGEKYNYIKRSIYTRLSTEHKATEREEAEKCYRVPLVESMRKQKQRYESVLKLAKFLIAKDTSWEYSESALNTVEPRSHKYRLMSDVSKSQEKEEQDGVAQAGQPVTKIAESPLILATKSGCTEIVDEILKTYPQAVEYVDSEGRNVLHVAIKYRQMQIFDIVEKMGMPMRRLKRKITHQGNSILHMVGVKEDTEIADMRSPALLLQENLLLFERVKNVCSADFFEIINEEGKTAEELFTKANATLRSEAKDWLKRTSENCTIVAVLIATVAFAAAYTIPGGPNQSTGYPVLLDQPFFVIFTIGDVLSITFALTSMITFLSILTSSFLLHEFRRSLPQKLILGVTLLILSVSMMMLAFASTIILMIHYKERWTKVALSSMAFLPVTIFAVSYFPLYLSLWKNFNYSLRKLAMAFPRCKILSGKPRNDSLLTSSSSLHESESTKFGISTSYY encoded by the exons atggaattcttaagtgaagaTGAAAGAAAGCATGACATGAATAAGAAGCTTTACGATGCATTGATGAAACAAGAGAACGATAAAGTTATACAACTCTGTCGAGGACTGGAATCGGGGCCATTGCATAAGTTAACCGTTCACGATGACACAGTCCTCCATGTGGCTGCCTACTCTAAACAAACAGATTTGGTTCTCTGCTTACTCAAAGAGCTGGAAATGCGATTCCCTGAGTTTCCTGTAGATGGACTAAAGCATCGTAATGATATGGGGAATACAATTCTTCATGAAATAGCCACTTTTGACAGAGTAGATTCAGCtgcaaaaataatattgaaTAGAGAACCTGATTTACTTGGTATGCGCAATAAGAATGGAGAGACTGCTCTATTTCGTGCTGTTCGTTATGGGAAAACAGTGATGTTTCATTTTCTTGATGAACAAGTGAATCATTTTTTTGCTGTTTATGAACGTGAGGCTTGTTATTATAAACTTGGTGGAGCTACAATTCTTCATGCTGCTGTACGCTCTGAGCACTTTG GTTTGGCCCTTTCGATTGCTAAAAAGTATGAATATTTGGTAAATGAACGAGATGCAGATGGAATGACTGCTCTTCAACTTCTTGCGTGCAACCGGCAAGCATTTGGAAGTGGAGAGAAGTATAATTATATCAAGAGATCCATTTACACTC GTCTTTCAACTGAACATAAGGCTACCGAGAGGGAAG AAGCTGAAAAATGTTATAGAGTGCCTTTAGTAGAGTCTATGCGTAAGCAAAAGCAGAGATATGAATCAGTTCTGAAACTTGCCAAGTTCTTGATAGCAAAGGATACTTCTTGGGAATATTCAGAATCTGCATTAAATACAGTCGAACCTCGATCCCATAAATATAGACTAATGTCAGATGTTTCAAAAAGCCAAGAAAAAGAGGAACAAGATGGTGTTGCACAAGCAGGACAACCTGTTACAAAAATAGCTGAGTCACCTTTGATCTTGGCAACTAAATCAGGTTGCACAGAGATTGTAGATGAGATATTGAAAACATATCCCCAAGCTGTGGAGTATGTTGACAGTGAAGGTCGTAACGTTTTGCACGTGGCGATCAAGTACCGTCAGATGCAAATTTTCGACATAGTTGAGAAAATGGGAATGCCAATGAGGAGACTCAAGAGAAAAATCACTCATCAGGGAAATTCCATACTTCACATGGTTGGTGTAAAAGAGGACACTGAAATTGCAGATATGAGAAGCCCTGCTTTGCTATTGCAAGAGAATTTGCTCTTGTTTGAG CGTGTGAAAAATGTCTGCTCAGCTGActtttttgaaattattaatGAAGAAGGCAAGACAGCAGAAGAGTTATTCACTAAAGCAAATGCTACACTTCGTTCGGAAGCGAAAGACTGGCTTAAACGCACGTCTGAGAACTGTACAATAGTTGCTGTGCTTATTGCGACAGTGGCTTTTGCTGCAGCCTATACTATTCCAGGTGGCCCAAATCAAAGCACTGGTTATCCTGTCCTCTTGGACCAGCccttctttgtgattttcactATCGGAGATGTGCTTTCCATTACCTTTGCTTTGACCTCAATGATCACTTTTCTCTCGATTCTTACCTCTTCATTTCTGTTGCATGAATTCAGGCGGTCGCTTCCTCAGAAATTGATTCTGGGAGTTACCCTCTTGATTCTTTCTGTGTCCATGATGATGCTAGCATTTGCGTCAACTATAATCTTAATGATTCACTATAAGGAAAGGTGGACAAAAGTTGCTTTATCTTCCATGGCATTCTTACCTGTGACCATTTTTGCAGTTTCATATTTTCCTCTGTATTTGTCATTATGGAAAAACTTTAACTACTCGTTGAGGAAATTAGCCATGGCTTTTCCTAGGTGCAAGATTCTATCAGGAAAGCCTCGCAATGATTCCCTTTTGACAAGCTCTTCCAGTCTCCATGAGTCTGAGTCTACTAAATTTGGCATTTCCACATCCTATTATTAG